The proteins below come from a single Thermopolyspora flexuosa genomic window:
- a CDS encoding WD40/YVTN/BNR-like repeat-containing protein — MRAVWPPEAVAREEAAAYAGSEAQAGPGREADPTAVTAPAPAAPTAPTDEPTFVPAEGHGQEADPTAPIRRIGAPPGVRPAGRSRPDSPRRGRRGLRGRGRHHREDPRPLRRRRRRLLLPVLVLAVIAGAGALGFSVVSMLQRPAPAGVRLAAGAGTAADDVFRAPPGAAGSGSSQVLNAVTSVGSTVVAVGSDTTSPVPRPLFLVSTDGGATWELGQVTGPAGVEARAGTAGRVTGGGGRWLAAGTEAPASVGARGAGLGLAGPSGVTARGMWTSADGRSWTAVDPARLTVFGPGDRIADLARTAYGFVAVGSTRLGEDRTGPAAWVSPDGQEWTRVDLTGLGSGVRGVRAVVANGDQVVALADAGSGESGVAVLRSADGGRSWRSAEPPADGRIGSGALAVAGDGFVLVPTRQVTGGRVKVYCSRTGDSWRSCGEIGPLGSEGLGVRGLASSAAGLAAVAETGWQEYTVFTSEDGTTWAKGAELGKIPGTLRGVAITDQGTLVAGGDEPVGDVDNLPVLMTARKGGKARAVPSDEIAGLTRSAREIARIAAGANLFVAVGTAQGDAGIWTSPDGDRWTTIGADALGGPGRQALADVAHGPEGWLAVGGTMPDPAVARPLLVTSQDGARWRRVGESAVPEVPLGVYHLVPHAVAAGRDGYVIAGEQRSGADGTAVLWYTRDLRRFERAGKLPSSGAGVRLHDVAATSSGYVAVGGSGAVDRETGVVWTSADGRTWTGRARPMPEGARSAHLRRVLATSTGLVAVGTAVTGEGRRPFAAHSTDDGRTWAFTWLPAEASATVLDLAVAGSAFVAVGSYGAPGDGAVWISADGRDWRYRELRGAGLSGDGSQWLGTVAALGDRVVAIGRSTTYTDDHLTLWRTTVTR, encoded by the coding sequence ATGCGCGCGGTGTGGCCACCCGAGGCGGTGGCGCGCGAGGAGGCCGCGGCGTACGCCGGATCGGAGGCCCAGGCCGGTCCGGGGCGCGAGGCGGACCCCACGGCCGTCACCGCCCCCGCCCCGGCCGCGCCCACGGCGCCCACGGATGAGCCCACCTTCGTCCCCGCGGAGGGCCACGGACAGGAGGCGGACCCCACCGCGCCGATCCGCCGGATCGGCGCGCCGCCGGGGGTACGGCCCGCCGGGCGGTCGCGGCCGGACTCGCCCCGGCGCGGGCGGCGCGGCCTGCGCGGCCGGGGCCGCCACCACCGCGAGGACCCCCGCCCGCTGCGGCGGCGCCGCCGTCGCCTGCTGCTGCCCGTGCTCGTGCTCGCCGTGATCGCCGGGGCGGGCGCCCTCGGCTTCTCCGTGGTGAGCATGCTGCAGCGGCCCGCCCCCGCGGGGGTACGGCTCGCCGCCGGTGCGGGCACCGCGGCCGACGACGTGTTCCGCGCCCCGCCGGGCGCGGCGGGCAGCGGGTCCAGCCAGGTGCTCAACGCGGTCACCTCGGTCGGCTCCACCGTCGTGGCCGTGGGGAGCGACACCACCAGCCCGGTGCCCCGGCCGCTCTTCCTCGTCTCCACCGACGGCGGCGCCACCTGGGAGCTCGGCCAGGTGACCGGCCCGGCCGGGGTCGAGGCCCGGGCGGGGACCGCGGGCCGGGTGACCGGCGGCGGCGGGCGCTGGCTCGCCGCGGGCACCGAGGCGCCCGCGAGCGTGGGCGCGCGCGGCGCGGGCCTCGGCCTCGCCGGTCCCTCGGGGGTGACCGCGCGCGGCATGTGGACGTCCGCCGACGGCCGCTCCTGGACCGCGGTCGACCCGGCGCGGCTGACCGTGTTCGGCCCCGGCGACCGCATCGCCGACCTCGCCCGCACCGCATACGGCTTCGTCGCGGTCGGCTCCACCCGGCTCGGCGAGGACCGTACCGGCCCGGCGGCCTGGGTCTCCCCGGACGGGCAGGAGTGGACCCGCGTCGACCTGACCGGGCTCGGCTCCGGCGTGCGCGGCGTGCGCGCGGTGGTGGCGAACGGCGACCAGGTCGTGGCGCTCGCCGACGCCGGCTCGGGCGAGTCCGGCGTGGCCGTGCTGCGCTCGGCGGACGGCGGCCGGAGCTGGCGGAGCGCCGAGCCCCCGGCGGACGGCCGGATCGGGTCGGGCGCGCTCGCGGTCGCGGGCGACGGCTTCGTGCTCGTGCCCACCCGCCAGGTGACCGGCGGGCGGGTGAAGGTGTACTGCTCGCGCACCGGCGACTCCTGGCGCTCCTGCGGCGAGATCGGGCCGCTCGGCTCGGAGGGCCTCGGGGTGCGCGGGCTGGCCTCCTCGGCGGCGGGCCTCGCCGCGGTCGCCGAGACCGGCTGGCAGGAGTACACCGTCTTCACCAGCGAGGACGGCACCACCTGGGCGAAGGGCGCCGAGCTCGGGAAGATCCCCGGCACCCTGCGCGGCGTCGCCATCACCGACCAGGGCACCCTGGTCGCGGGCGGGGACGAGCCGGTCGGCGACGTGGACAACCTGCCGGTGCTGATGACCGCGCGCAAGGGCGGGAAGGCGCGGGCCGTACCGTCGGACGAGATCGCCGGGCTCACCCGGTCGGCGCGGGAGATCGCCCGGATCGCCGCCGGGGCGAACCTGTTCGTCGCCGTGGGCACCGCCCAGGGCGACGCGGGCATCTGGACCAGCCCGGACGGCGACCGGTGGACGACGATCGGCGCGGACGCGCTCGGCGGCCCCGGGCGGCAGGCGCTCGCGGACGTGGCGCACGGGCCCGAGGGCTGGCTCGCGGTCGGCGGCACCATGCCCGACCCGGCCGTCGCCCGGCCGCTGCTGGTGACCTCGCAGGACGGCGCGCGGTGGCGCCGGGTCGGCGAGTCGGCCGTCCCCGAGGTCCCGCTGGGCGTCTACCACCTCGTCCCGCACGCGGTCGCGGCGGGCCGCGACGGCTACGTGATCGCCGGGGAGCAGCGGTCCGGCGCGGACGGCACCGCGGTGCTGTGGTACACCCGGGACCTGCGCCGGTTCGAGCGCGCCGGGAAGCTGCCGTCGTCCGGGGCCGGGGTGCGGCTGCACGACGTCGCCGCCACCTCCTCCGGCTACGTCGCGGTCGGCGGCTCCGGCGCGGTCGACCGGGAGACCGGGGTGGTGTGGACGTCCGCGGACGGGCGCACCTGGACCGGCCGCGCCCGGCCCATGCCGGAGGGCGCGCGCTCGGCCCACCTGCGCCGCGTGCTCGCCACCTCCACCGGCCTGGTGGCGGTCGGCACCGCGGTCACCGGCGAGGGGCGCCGCCCGTTCGCCGCGCACTCCACCGACGACGGCCGCACCTGGGCGTTCACCTGGCTGCCCGCGGAGGCCTCCGCGACCGTGCTCGACCTCGCCGTGGCCGGGTCGGCCTTCGTCGCGGTCGGCTCGTACGGCGCGCCCGGCGACGGCGCGGTGTGGATCTCCGCGGACGGCCGCGACTGGCGGTACCGCGAGCTGCGCGGCGCGGGCCTGTCCGGCGACGGCAGCCAGTGGCTCGGCACGGTCGCCGCGCTCGGCGACCGGGTGGTCGCCATCGGCCGCTCCACCACCTACACCGACGACCACCTCACGCTGTGGCGGACCACGGTGACCCGATAG
- a CDS encoding NUDIX hydrolase, which yields MRIKCVGAIVLDDAGRLLLVRRARPPGAGLWSLPGGRVEPGETDAEAVVREVREETGLVVRVGRLAGTVDRPAPGGGVFEINDYLATVAHGTLTPGDDAADAGWYHPDELRRLPLTPGLIDALTEWRVVPPG from the coding sequence GTGCGGATAAAGTGTGTCGGCGCGATCGTCCTCGACGACGCGGGCCGGCTCCTGCTGGTACGGCGGGCCCGCCCGCCCGGCGCGGGGCTGTGGTCGCTGCCGGGCGGCCGGGTGGAGCCGGGTGAGACGGACGCCGAGGCGGTGGTGCGCGAGGTGCGCGAGGAGACCGGCCTGGTCGTCCGGGTCGGCCGCCTCGCCGGAACCGTGGACCGCCCGGCCCCGGGCGGCGGCGTGTTCGAGATCAACGACTACCTCGCCACGGTCGCCCACGGCACCCTCACCCCGGGCGACGACGCGGCGGACGCGGGCTGGTACCACCCGGACGAGCTGCGCCGCCTCCCCCTCACGCCGGGCCTGATCGACGCGCTCACCGAGTGGCGCGTCGTCCCGCCGGGCTGA
- a CDS encoding DUF6758 family protein, which translates to MRAAPVCPRCFGPLHEPSAWSSAWRCGVHGDVPPLHTHRPSDAAFDAVRRMARVPVWMPWPLPAGWLVTGFAEAGDERSGGVATVVALSGPSVTWGPADMLLVAEEPGVGLGAAYAGLSGPDPGDGVGDGPPHAKVDIRGHPTPLWCVEGVPPDRAVYVGEALGNWLWAIAWPAEVGCLIALTEFDLRDLSDPDQIFDLPYGAFSPRLQIDR; encoded by the coding sequence GTGAGAGCCGCGCCTGTCTGCCCGCGGTGCTTCGGCCCGCTGCACGAACCGAGCGCCTGGTCGAGCGCCTGGCGGTGCGGCGTGCACGGCGACGTCCCGCCCCTGCACACCCACCGGCCGTCGGACGCCGCCTTCGACGCCGTACGCCGCATGGCCCGGGTCCCGGTGTGGATGCCCTGGCCGCTCCCGGCCGGCTGGCTCGTCACCGGGTTCGCCGAGGCCGGGGACGAGCGCTCCGGCGGGGTGGCCACCGTGGTCGCGCTGTCCGGCCCGTCGGTGACCTGGGGGCCGGCCGACATGCTGCTCGTCGCCGAGGAGCCGGGCGTCGGCCTCGGCGCGGCGTACGCGGGCCTGTCCGGGCCCGACCCGGGGGACGGCGTGGGAGACGGGCCGCCGCACGCCAAGGTGGACATCCGCGGCCACCCCACCCCGCTGTGGTGCGTGGAGGGGGTGCCGCCCGACCGCGCGGTCTACGTCGGCGAGGCGCTCGGCAACTGGCTGTGGGCGATCGCCTGGCCGGCCGAGGTCGGCTGCCTGATCGCGCTCACCGAGTTCGACCTGCGCGACCTGAGTGACCCCGACCAGATCTTCGACCTGCCGTACGGCGCGTTCTCCCCGCGGCTGCAGATCGATCGCTGA
- a CDS encoding MBL fold metallo-hydrolase: MTARIERVVTSGVVDIDGTEHKVENNTWIVGDDDEVIVIDPARDAEKIMEKVGEREVLAVICTHGLPDHVGAAIEVAARDEAMVCLHPKDKKIWRETWPETWPDIEVEDEGFFEVAGVRLEVLETPGITPGGISLYCEALDVVFTGKSLQADGPGKIGGVYPALPDQLTSIGSRLFTLPGATRILPNHGEEATIGDLEPHFDDWVSGSLTRKEDESEADPAKAAPLVDGTKVAGIKLSLDDD; the protein is encoded by the coding sequence GTGACAGCGCGTATCGAGCGAGTGGTGACGTCGGGCGTCGTCGACATCGACGGCACCGAGCACAAGGTGGAGAACAACACCTGGATCGTGGGCGACGACGACGAGGTCATCGTCATCGACCCGGCCCGCGACGCCGAGAAGATCATGGAGAAGGTCGGCGAGCGCGAGGTGCTCGCCGTCATCTGCACCCACGGCCTGCCGGACCACGTCGGCGCGGCGATCGAGGTGGCCGCCCGCGACGAGGCCATGGTCTGCCTGCACCCCAAGGACAAGAAGATCTGGCGGGAGACCTGGCCGGAGACCTGGCCGGACATCGAGGTCGAGGACGAGGGCTTCTTCGAGGTCGCCGGGGTGCGCCTGGAGGTGCTGGAGACCCCGGGGATCACGCCGGGCGGCATCTCGCTCTACTGCGAGGCGCTCGACGTGGTGTTCACCGGCAAGTCGCTGCAGGCGGACGGCCCGGGCAAGATCGGCGGCGTGTACCCGGCGCTGCCCGACCAGCTCACCTCGATCGGCTCCCGCCTGTTCACGCTGCCCGGCGCCACCCGGATCCTGCCGAACCACGGCGAGGAGGCCACGATCGGCGACCTGGAGCCGCACTTCGACGACTGGGTGTCCGGCTCGCTCACCCGCAAGGAGGACGAGAGCGAGGCCGACCCGGCGAAGGCCGCCCCGCTCGTCGACGGCACCAAGGTCGCGGGCATCAAGCTCTCCCTCGACGACGACTGA
- a CDS encoding RecB family exonuclease: MHQLALDGMPRRLYACTPSRLNTWLDCPRRYRFTYLDRPAPAKGPPWAHNSVGAAVHNALAAWWREPYERRTPEVAGRLVATGWIGDGFRDAEQSARWRERARAMVTAYVGGLDPSAEPVGVERQVATRTDTIAVTGRVDRIDRRGGELVIVDYKTGRRAPDADEARASLALAVYAVAAARTMRLPCRRVELHHLPTGRIAAAEHTAESLDRHMRRAERIAAEAAEADERYREWARTRPGTAGRRGDGAPADVPPELDALFAPRPGPLCSWCDYRRHCPEGQAAAPARRPWDGLAEEEIEAG, from the coding sequence GTGCACCAGCTCGCCCTCGACGGCATGCCGCGCCGCCTGTACGCGTGCACGCCGTCCCGGCTCAACACCTGGCTCGACTGCCCGCGCCGCTACCGGTTCACCTACCTCGACCGCCCGGCGCCGGCGAAGGGGCCGCCGTGGGCGCACAACAGCGTCGGCGCCGCGGTGCACAACGCGCTCGCCGCGTGGTGGCGGGAGCCGTACGAGCGGCGCACCCCCGAGGTCGCGGGCAGGCTCGTGGCCACCGGCTGGATCGGTGACGGGTTCCGCGACGCGGAGCAGTCGGCCCGGTGGCGGGAGCGCGCCCGCGCCATGGTGACCGCGTACGTCGGCGGCCTCGACCCGTCCGCCGAGCCGGTCGGCGTGGAACGCCAGGTCGCCACCAGGACCGACACGATCGCCGTGACCGGGCGGGTGGACCGGATCGACCGGCGCGGCGGCGAACTGGTGATCGTCGACTACAAGACCGGCCGCCGCGCCCCGGACGCCGACGAGGCCCGCGCCTCGCTCGCCCTCGCCGTCTACGCGGTCGCCGCCGCCCGCACGATGCGCCTGCCCTGCCGCCGGGTCGAGCTCCACCACCTGCCGACCGGCCGGATCGCCGCCGCCGAGCACACCGCCGAGTCCCTCGACCGGCACATGCGCCGGGCCGAGCGGATCGCGGCCGAGGCGGCCGAGGCCGACGAGCGCTACCGCGAGTGGGCCCGAACCCGCCCCGGTACGGCAGGCCGGCGCGGCGACGGCGCGCCGGCGGACGTGCCGCCCGAGCTCGACGCCCTGTTCGCGCCCCGGCCCGGCCCGCTGTGCTCCTGGTGCGACTACCGCCGGCACTGCCCGGAGGGGCAGGCCGCGGCCCCGGCCCGGCGGCCGTGGGACGGCCTGGCCGAGGAGGAGATCGAGGCCGGCTGA
- a CDS encoding alpha/beta fold hydrolase produces MSTPRFLTLPPGVTPIRIETPAGWFAALEALPVSGVAERWPALLVPGYTGSKEDFLAVLQSLADAGRRRVIAIDMRGQYETPGPDDPAAYTCAALGADVAAVAGVVGEGEPVHLLGHSFGGLVVRETVLGGATKAASLTLMSSGPGAIVGPREQAARSLLGLVPEVGLERIWENHLEPEAMAQGVPDEIIAFLRKRIFANNLVGMQTMGEQVLTAPDRVDELADADVPKLVLYGEHDDGWPPHLQAEMADRLGAECVVVPGALHSPAVEAPETTAAALTRFWNASEHRFVQS; encoded by the coding sequence GTGAGTACGCCGCGCTTCCTGACGTTGCCGCCCGGGGTGACGCCGATCCGGATCGAGACGCCCGCCGGGTGGTTCGCCGCTCTCGAGGCACTGCCGGTGAGCGGGGTCGCCGAGCGATGGCCCGCGCTGCTCGTGCCCGGGTACACCGGTAGCAAGGAGGACTTCCTCGCGGTCCTGCAGAGCCTCGCCGACGCGGGACGCCGCCGGGTGATCGCGATCGACATGCGCGGTCAGTACGAGACGCCCGGGCCGGACGACCCGGCCGCCTACACCTGCGCCGCGCTCGGCGCGGACGTGGCCGCGGTGGCCGGGGTGGTGGGCGAGGGGGAGCCGGTGCACCTGCTCGGCCACTCCTTCGGCGGGCTCGTGGTGCGCGAGACCGTGCTCGGCGGCGCGACGAAGGCGGCCTCGCTCACCCTGATGAGCTCCGGGCCGGGCGCGATCGTGGGCCCGCGCGAGCAGGCCGCCCGCTCGCTGCTCGGCCTGGTGCCCGAGGTGGGCCTGGAGCGCATCTGGGAGAACCACCTGGAGCCCGAGGCGATGGCGCAGGGCGTGCCCGACGAGATCATCGCCTTCCTGCGCAAGCGCATCTTCGCGAACAACCTCGTCGGCATGCAGACCATGGGCGAGCAGGTGCTCACCGCCCCCGACCGGGTCGACGAGCTCGCCGACGCCGACGTGCCCAAGCTCGTGCTGTACGGCGAGCACGACGACGGCTGGCCGCCGCACCTGCAGGCCGAGATGGCCGACCGGCTCGGGGCGGAGTGCGTGGTCGTGCCCGGCGCCCTGCACAGCCCGGCCGTCGAGGCGCCGGAGACCACCGCGGCCGCGCTCACCCGGTTCTGGAACGCGTCCGAGCACCGCTTCGTGCAGTCCTGA
- a CDS encoding DEAD/DEAH box helicase, producing the protein MALPLAISGQDVIGQARTGTGKTYAFGVAMLQRVGKPRKNRKKPRGLVVVPTRELALQVTEDLTLAGGKLGSRVLSVYGGRAYEPQIEALKLGVDIVVGTPGRLLDLVKQKHLDLGQVQMLVLDEADRMLDLGFLPDVERIIKLIPENRQTLLFSATMPGEVVALARRYLNRPTHVRAEDPLLESDVQPQVVQHIWRAHRMDKIEILARLLQAEGRGLTMVFCETKRACQMVSEQLLERGFAAAAVHGDLGQGQREQALRAFRNGKVDVLVATDVAARGIDIDDVTHVVNYDCPQDEKTYVHRIGRTGRAGRTGTAVTFVEWEELPRWKLINAALKLGVPEPKETYSTSPHLYADLGIPEGTKGVLPHAQRSRAGLDAEELEDVGETGRARSRKREDRPRRQRRRTRGGRLAERAAHPVEATEADAGATGPVVETVAPAVTEEVEALPPKRTRRGANKAALAKALADTQRLPAVEPDQDVRDDEYVGGSDGHAEEPIDGFTGEEPAPRRPEPERIIPPDPFTVIFRAPDLGVPDDDDDYVAPSVPERSGSRRRRRRRNGG; encoded by the coding sequence ATGGCGCTGCCGCTGGCGATCAGCGGTCAGGACGTCATCGGACAGGCCCGTACCGGGACCGGCAAGACCTACGCCTTCGGCGTGGCGATGCTGCAACGGGTGGGCAAGCCCCGCAAGAACCGCAAGAAGCCGCGGGGCCTGGTGGTCGTGCCGACCCGCGAGCTCGCCCTGCAGGTCACCGAGGACCTCACGCTCGCCGGCGGCAAGCTCGGATCCCGGGTGCTGTCGGTGTACGGCGGGCGGGCCTACGAGCCGCAGATCGAGGCCCTCAAGCTCGGCGTGGACATCGTCGTCGGGACGCCGGGCCGGCTGCTCGACCTCGTCAAGCAGAAGCACCTCGACCTCGGCCAGGTGCAGATGCTCGTGCTCGACGAGGCCGACCGCATGCTCGACCTCGGCTTCCTGCCCGACGTCGAGCGGATCATCAAGCTGATCCCGGAGAACCGGCAGACGCTGCTGTTCTCGGCCACGATGCCCGGCGAGGTCGTCGCCCTCGCCCGCCGGTACCTCAACCGGCCGACGCACGTGCGGGCCGAGGACCCGCTGCTGGAGTCCGACGTCCAGCCGCAGGTGGTGCAGCACATCTGGCGCGCCCACCGGATGGACAAGATCGAGATCCTCGCCCGGCTGCTGCAGGCCGAGGGCCGTGGGCTGACGATGGTCTTCTGCGAGACCAAGCGCGCCTGCCAGATGGTCTCCGAGCAGCTGCTCGAGCGCGGCTTCGCCGCCGCCGCGGTGCACGGGGACCTCGGCCAGGGGCAGCGCGAGCAGGCCCTGCGGGCGTTCCGCAACGGCAAGGTCGACGTGCTCGTCGCCACCGATGTCGCCGCCCGCGGCATCGACATCGACGACGTCACCCACGTGGTCAACTACGACTGCCCGCAGGACGAGAAGACCTACGTCCACCGGATCGGGCGCACCGGGCGGGCCGGCCGTACCGGCACGGCGGTGACCTTCGTCGAGTGGGAGGAGCTTCCCCGGTGGAAGCTCATCAACGCCGCGCTCAAGCTCGGCGTCCCCGAGCCGAAGGAGACCTACTCCACCTCGCCGCACCTCTACGCGGACCTCGGCATCCCGGAGGGCACCAAGGGCGTGCTGCCGCACGCGCAGCGCTCCCGCGCCGGGCTCGACGCCGAGGAGCTCGAGGATGTCGGCGAGACCGGGCGGGCGCGGTCCCGCAAGCGCGAGGACCGGCCGCGGCGCCAGCGCCGCCGCACCCGCGGCGGGCGGCTCGCCGAGCGTGCCGCCCACCCGGTCGAGGCGACCGAGGCCGACGCCGGCGCGACCGGCCCGGTCGTCGAAACCGTCGCGCCGGCCGTCACCGAGGAGGTCGAGGCGTTGCCGCCCAAGCGCACACGCCGAGGGGCCAACAAGGCGGCCCTCGCCAAGGCACTCGCCGACACGCAGCGGCTGCCGGCGGTCGAACCGGACCAGGACGTCCGGGACGACGAGTACGTCGGCGGCTCCGACGGGCACGCCGAGGAGCCGATCGACGGCTTCACCGGCGAAGAGCCCGCGCCGCGCCGTCCCGAGCCGGAGCGGATCATCCCGCCGGACCCGTTCACGGTGATCTTCCGGGCGCCGGACCTGGGCGTGCCCGACGACGATGACGACTACGTCGCGCCGTCGGTCCCCGAGCGCAGCGGCTCCCGCCGCCGGCGCCGGCGCCGCAACGGCGGCTGA
- a CDS encoding ferritin-like fold-containing protein — MSDTSSGVVDLLGALAYAELTGFLRLAEDAATLAPTLTDRAELSDLAAVEHRHFRLLRDRLVELGADPEEAMAPFVDAFDSWHALTRPSDWLEALVKAYVGTGIAMDFYREAARRVGPDIAGLVEEALADEGRSEFAVERVRAALEREPKAAGRLALWSRRLVGEALSQAHRVAAARPALAALLVEADEGEDLPAVGRLFARLTEQHAKRMSALGLSASS, encoded by the coding sequence ATGAGTGATACCTCAAGCGGCGTCGTCGATCTACTGGGTGCGCTGGCGTACGCGGAACTCACGGGCTTCCTGCGGCTCGCGGAGGACGCCGCCACGCTCGCCCCCACGCTCACCGACCGGGCCGAGCTCAGCGATCTCGCGGCCGTGGAGCACCGCCACTTCCGGTTGCTGCGCGACCGGCTCGTCGAGCTGGGCGCCGACCCCGAGGAGGCGATGGCCCCGTTCGTCGACGCCTTCGATTCCTGGCACGCGCTGACCAGGCCGTCCGACTGGCTGGAGGCCCTGGTCAAGGCGTACGTGGGCACGGGTATCGCGATGGACTTCTATCGGGAGGCCGCCCGGCGGGTGGGCCCCGACATCGCCGGACTGGTGGAGGAGGCGCTCGCCGACGAGGGGCGCTCGGAGTTCGCGGTCGAGCGGGTGCGCGCCGCGCTCGAGCGGGAGCCGAAGGCGGCCGGGCGGCTGGCGCTGTGGTCCCGCCGGCTCGTCGGCGAGGCGCTGAGCCAGGCGCACCGGGTCGCCGCGGCGCGCCCGGCGCTCGCCGCCCTGCTGGTCGAGGCGGACGAGGGGGAGGACCTGCCCGCGGTCGGCCGGCTGTTCGCCCGGCTCACCGAGCAGCACGCCAAGCGCATGAGCGCCCTCGGGCTCAGCGCGAGCTCCTGA
- a CDS encoding DUF3107 domain-containing protein — MEVKIGVRSVHRELVVETDLEPEQVEQRLIKAISGNGVFTLTDTKGRSVLVPVSALGFVEIGEKEQRPAGFGNSL; from the coding sequence ATGGAAGTGAAGATCGGCGTGCGCTCGGTGCACCGCGAGCTGGTGGTCGAGACCGACCTCGAGCCCGAGCAGGTCGAGCAGCGGCTCATCAAGGCGATCAGCGGGAACGGCGTCTTCACGCTCACCGACACCAAGGGCCGCAGCGTGCTCGTCCCGGTGTCGGCGCTGGGCTTCGTGGAGATCGGCGAGAAGGAGCAGCGTCCCGCGGGCTTCGGCAACTCGCTCTGA
- a CDS encoding TetR/AcrR family transcriptional regulator — protein sequence MTATPDAKPRTTRLPRMVRRRQLLTAAQEVFVENGYHAAAMDDIAERAGVSKPVLYQHFPGKLELYLALLDMHVEDMIGRMRAALSSTTENKQRVRNTFRAYFDFVSSQGEAFRLVFESDLRHVAPVRERVERALQDCAEMIAQVIQEDTGVSRDEAHLLGVGLVGMAEVSARYWISTQGKIPKDSAEQLMARLAWRGISGFPRTS from the coding sequence GTGACGGCTACCCCGGACGCCAAACCACGCACCACGCGTCTGCCCCGCATGGTGCGGCGCCGCCAGTTGCTCACGGCGGCACAGGAAGTGTTCGTGGAGAACGGCTACCACGCGGCCGCGATGGACGACATCGCCGAGCGTGCCGGGGTGAGCAAGCCCGTGCTCTACCAGCACTTCCCGGGCAAGCTCGAGCTCTACCTCGCGCTGCTCGACATGCACGTGGAGGACATGATCGGCCGCATGCGCGCGGCGCTCTCCTCCACCACCGAGAACAAGCAGCGGGTCCGCAACACCTTCCGCGCCTACTTCGACTTCGTCTCCAGCCAGGGCGAGGCGTTCCGCCTGGTGTTCGAGTCCGACCTGCGCCACGTCGCGCCGGTACGGGAGCGGGTGGAGCGCGCGCTGCAGGACTGCGCCGAGATGATCGCCCAGGTGATCCAGGAGGACACCGGCGTCTCCCGCGACGAGGCCCACCTGCTCGGCGTCGGCCTCGTCGGCATGGCCGAGGTGAGCGCCCGGTACTGGATCAGCACCCAGGGCAAGATCCCCAAGGATTCCGCCGAACAGCTCATGGCGCGCCTCGCCTGGCGGGGGATCAGCGGTTTCCCCCGCACGAGCTGA
- the ligD gene encoding non-homologous end-joining DNA ligase has product MRVPVTVGGRQLLLSNLDKVLYPEAGFTKAEVIDYYTRIAPVILPHLAGRPLTVKRYPDGVAGESFYEKNTRGHTPDWVRRVTLPVPGSTKDRETIDFAVVDDLPTLIYFANLAAIELHVPMWRVDRHGDPLPPDTLVFDLDPGPPATIVECCRVACLLRDLLGDDGLDPLPKTSGRKGMQLYVPLRGRSGAAVADPAGYARDVARHLESRYPDRVTSVMAKKARPGKVFIDWSQNNPAKTTVAPYSLRANPIPTVSTPLRWAEVTACAEHGAAPPRAPSGTTPESGGAASETRPVPRPGVPPIMVFTAADVLKRVAEYGDLFGALAEG; this is encoded by the coding sequence ATGCGGGTACCGGTGACCGTCGGCGGGCGGCAGCTGCTGCTGAGCAACCTGGACAAGGTGCTCTACCCCGAGGCGGGGTTCACCAAGGCGGAGGTGATCGACTACTACACGCGGATCGCCCCGGTCATCCTCCCCCACCTCGCCGGCCGCCCGCTCACCGTGAAGCGCTATCCCGACGGCGTGGCCGGCGAGTCGTTCTACGAGAAGAACACCCGCGGCCACACCCCCGACTGGGTACGCCGGGTCACCCTGCCCGTGCCCGGCAGCACCAAGGACCGGGAGACGATCGACTTCGCCGTCGTCGACGACCTGCCCACGCTGATCTACTTCGCGAACCTCGCCGCGATCGAGCTCCACGTGCCGATGTGGCGGGTGGACCGGCACGGCGACCCGCTGCCGCCGGACACCCTCGTCTTCGACCTCGACCCCGGCCCGCCCGCCACGATCGTCGAGTGCTGCCGCGTCGCCTGCCTGCTGCGCGACCTGCTGGGCGACGACGGGCTCGACCCGCTGCCCAAGACCAGCGGCAGGAAGGGCATGCAGCTGTACGTGCCGCTGCGCGGCCGTTCGGGCGCCGCGGTCGCCGACCCGGCGGGGTACGCCCGGGACGTCGCCCGCCACCTGGAGTCCCGGTACCCCGACCGGGTGACCAGCGTGATGGCGAAGAAGGCCCGGCCCGGCAAGGTGTTCATCGACTGGAGCCAGAACAACCCGGCCAAGACCACGGTCGCGCCGTACTCGCTGCGGGCGAACCCGATCCCGACCGTGTCCACCCCGCTGCGGTGGGCGGAGGTGACCGCCTGCGCCGAGCACGGGGCCGCGCCGCCGCGGGCCCCGTCCGGCACGACGCCCGAATCAGGCGGTGCCGCGTCCGAAACCCGGCCTGTCCCGCGGCCCGGCGTGCCGCCGATAATGGTGTTCACCGCCGCGGACGTGCTGAAACGGGTGGCCGAGTACGGCGATCTGTTCGGCGCCCTCGCCGAGGGGTGA